One Thermoanaerobacter kivui genomic window, AAAAGCTTTGACTTCTTCTCCTTTCAATGGGTCTCCTACCCCTATTACAGCCACTTCTAAAACATCTGGATGTTCTAACAAGGCATCTTCTACTTCCCTCGGATATACGTTAAACCCACCTAATATTATCATGTCTTTTAGTCTATCTACAATGTAAAAATATCCGTCTTCATCTTTTTTTGCAAGGTCACCTGTGTGGAGCCAACCACCCCTTAAAGTCTTGGCGGTTTCTTCTGGCATGTTGTGATAACCAACCATTATATTTGGTCCCCTTAAAACAAGCTCTCCTACTTCTCCAACGGGAAGTTCGTTATCATTTTCATCCACTATCTTTGCTTCTACACACGGAAGTGGCAATCCTACAGACCCCGGCTTTCTTATGGCATCAGGCTCTAAAGGATTTAAAAGTGCAACAGGAGCTGCTTCACTTAAACCATAGCCTTCTACAAGCGGGAAATTGAATTTTTCCTCAAACCCTCTTTGTATCTCAGGGGCTAATGGAGCTCCACCTGATATAGCTAACCTTAAAGCTTTAAATTGTCCTTTTTCTACCATCCTCATGAGAACAGCAAACATCGAAGGCACTCCGCAAAATACAGTTACATCTTCTTTTGTCAGTATCTCCAATGTGTCTTTTGGCATAAAACTTTCTTTTATTGTAATAGCAGAACCCAAATAAAATCCAAGAAGTATGTTGACTGTCCAAGAAAAGCTGTGGAAAAGCGGCAATACGCACAAAAAGTTATCCTCTGGCCCTAAGTCAGAAACATCGTCTAATGCTTTTACATCAGCAATGAAGTTATTGTGAGTAAGCATCGCACCTTTAGGTTTCCCTGTCGTTCCAGAGGTATATATATACGTACATACTTCGTCTGGTTCTATTTCAACATGTTGAGAAGGACCCATTTTTAAAATTGCATTAATGGTATTTTCATCTAAAACGACCACATTTTTGAGATTCAATCTTCCTAATTGAGACTTATCAATTTTTTGAGCTATTAAAGGATGAATGACTATAGTATTAGCACCTGATTCAATAATTATATATGCAATTTCTTCAAGTATAAGCATCATGTTTAGCGGTACAACAATTGCTCCTGCTTTAGATGCTCCCATAAAAGAAAAAATATATTCAGGGCAATTAGGAAAACTCAATGCTACTCTATCACCTTTTTTTACACCTATTGATTGAAAAAAAGAAGCGTATTTATCTATTAAAGTGTCCACTTCTCCGTAAGTATAAACTCTGTCTTTAAATTTTATCGCCACATGGTTGTCAGGCACTTTTGCGTTTTTGTGAAGTTCATGAATTTTCATAATTATCCTCCTTTAACTTAATATGGCGGCGCCGATGATCCCTGCATCATTTCCAAGCTCTGCTTTTCTTATGTCAGCATACGGTAGCTCTTTGAATAAAATATTCTCTGCCACTTCTTTTTTAAGAGGCTTTATGAGAAAATCCCCTGCATTTGCAACTCCTCCACCCAATATTATCACTTCAGGGTCAAACATGTTTATCACATTTACAATTCCAATAGCTAAGTATTTGACGTAGTCATTGAAAATTCGCATTGCTTGCTCATCGTACTGCTTCGCCGCGTCAATTACATTTTTAGCCGTTATGCTGTTTATATCTCCATTTGCAAATTTTAAAATAAGTGTGTCAGGATTTTTCTCTGCTGCCTTTTTACCTTCTCTTATTAAAGCAGTTGCTGAAGCATATGTCTCTAAACATCCAATTTTACCACAGTTACATCTTATACCATTGTCTCCTATCACTATGTGTCCAAGCTCAGGAGCAAAATGATGGGCACCATTGTATATTTTGCCATCAAGGATAAAACCAGAACCTACTCCTGTTCCTAAGGTAATTATCACTGAGGACTTAGAACCTTTGCCAGCCCCATATACTGCTTCTGCCAAAGCCGCTACATTTGCATCATTGTCCATATATATTGGCAAATCAATGTATTTTCTCATTTCTTTTGCAAGGGGGATTTTTATCCAAAAGAGATTCACTGCTCGTATTACTATGCCTTTTTCGCTATCTGCTACACCCGGGACTCCTATTCCCATTGACTTAATGTCACTTACACTTAGATTACTCCTCTTAATAAGTTCAAGAGCTATATCCGCTATGTCTTTGGCAATCGCTTCATATCCCCTTTCCGGTTTTGTCGGCCTGCTGCCTCTAGCTACTATACGTCCTTCTTCATCCACCAATCCAACAGCAATATTAGTGCCTCCAAGGTCAACACCAATTCTCATTCTTCCTCCTCTCCAATTTTCCGTTTTTTCTCTTTAAGATATTCTTTTATTTTTCCAACATCAGTATTAAGCACTAAATCTTCAGTTATACCGGCATTCTTAATAACTTTGAGAGCTTCCTCAAACCTTCCTACATCAAAGCTTACATGGGCATCGCTTCCTACAGCAATTTTTACTCCCATTTCTTTCGCTTTTTTAGCAATGAGAAAACAATTTTCTTCACTGCCTTTTCTTGAGCTTACAAAGGAGCTGTTGTTTATTTCAATGAATTTGCCGTATTCTTTAGCAGCCATTAAGACTTTTTCAATATCTATTGGATATATTGGATTCCCCGGATGCCCTATTATGTCTACATAAGGGTTTTTTAGCGCATTAATAATCGCCTGGGTGTTTTTTTCTACATCGTCACTGGGCTCAAAACATACGTCATGCAAACTGGCGATCACTATATCGAGGTTTTTTAGTATTCTTTCGGGAAGGTCTAAGGACCCATCTACATCCATTATATTAGCCTCTACTCCCTTTAATATCTCTACCTCCTCTATTTTTTCAGGTATTACCTTTAAATTTCCAAAATGCCAAAGGTGAGCAGCCCCTGGCATTTTAGGCCCGTGGTCTGTCATGCATATGAGTTTAAGACCTTTTTTATAAGCCTCTCTTGCGTTTTCTGTAATAGTGCTGTAAGCGTGACCGCTGGAAATTGTGTGAGTGTGAGTGTCCAAAACTAACTTCAACTTTATCCTCTCCCTTTAATTCCCTATTTGTTTTAATAATTTTTTGTTAAGCTCATGGGCAGCATTGTACCCCATCTGTTTTTGCCTGTGATTCATCGCTGCCACCTCTACTATTATCGCAAGATTCCTTCCTGGCCTTACGGGTATAGTGAGTTTTGGAACCTTAACATCTAAAAATTTGATATAATCGTCTTCTAATCCTAATCTGTCGTAATATTTATCTTCGTCCCATTCTTCCAATTGAATGACTAAATCTATGCTCATTGTATTTCTAACAGATCCAACACCGTACAACGTCTTTATGTCAAGTATGCCAATACCCCTTATCTCAATAAAGTGCCTTATTATCTCAGGTGAACTTCCTTGAAGCTTGTCCTCGCTTATCTTGCTGATTTCCACCGCATCATCAGCAACCAGTCGGTGTCCCCTTTTAATTAGCTCTAATGCCGTTTCACTTTTCCCTATGCCACTTTCTCCTAACAAAAGAACACCTATTCCATATACATCCACAAGGTCTCCGTGAATAGTAATTTGTGGTGCTAATTTTTCGTCAATGTAATTTATGAGCCTATTTATAAATTTGGTAGAAGCTTCTTTTGTCCTTAGAAGGTATCTATCGTGTTTTTGCGCAGCATCTATAAGTTCTTGACGTATATTTAAATCCCTCGTTACAATAAGACAGGGAATGGGGTAATTAAAAAATCTATCCGCTCTTTCAGCCAATACATCATCTGGCAGCTGTTCTATAAAAGTTGTTTCAACTTTTCCTATGATTTGCACTCTTTCATAAGCAAAATGCTCATAAAAACCAGAAAATTGAAGGCCTGGTCTGTTTACATCGCTGGTAGTTATATCTATTTTATTGTTTTTGGCTTCCACAACAACTTCTAAATTTAAATCTTTTATCAAAGTTTCAACAGGAATCTTATCCACACCTTCACCTCCTGCCGCTAAAAAACCGCTGCGTTTAATTCAATTATATTATTTAAAACCAAATAAGTAAATAAGTTAAAATGTCACGTTTAGGTAAAATCTTTTATTTTTACAAGATTTATATTATAATATTTGTATACCTCTATCAAAAATTTTGGGGTGAAAAAATGCTAAGGTCAAAGCTTCTTAAACTTTTAAAAGAAAACAAAGGCGAGTATGTATCAGGGCAAAAACTGTGTGAACAACTCAACGTCTCAAGGACTGCAGTGTGGAAGCATATAAATGGATTAAAAAATGAGGGATATCAAATAAAAGCCCACCACAAAATGGGATACATGTTGTCTTCTGAACCAGACGTGTTAATTTATGAAGAAGTATCACCTTATCTCTCTACAAATTTCATAGGTAAATATTATATACATAAATCAATTATTGATTCTACAAACAATTTTGCTAAGGAAATCGCATCAAATGCTCCCGATGGAACTATAATTATTGCAGAAGAACAGACATCGGGGAGAGGTCGATTAGGAAGAAGTTGGCTATCTCAAAAAGGCTGTGGCATATGGATGTCCGTCATTTTAAAACCTGATTTGCAGCCACAACAAGCTATTAATTTGACACAAGTAGCAGCAATTTCTGTAGTTAAAGCTATTGAAGAAATAGTCAATGTAGAATGTAAAATAAAATGGCCAAACGATATAATACTAAACAACAAGAAAGTGTGTGGAATATTGACAGAGATGAGTTCAGAAATAGACAAAATAAACTACGTGGTAATAGGAATTGGAGTCAATGTAAACTGTGACAATTTCCCTGAAGAATTAAAAGGCAAAGCCACTTCCTTGTACTTAGAAACCCATTCTAAAATTGATAGAAAAAAACTTACCGGCAGCATTTTAAATAACCTGGAACTTTACTATAACGCATATTTACAAAAGGGCTTTGACTACATAAGGCCTATATGTATTGAAAAATCCATAACAATAGGGAGGCAGATAAAAGTCATTACCAATGAGGGTGAAATCCAAGGATACGCTGTCACTATTGACAATACTGGAAGTTTAGTAGTAGATACAAAAGAAGCTAAAAGAATTAGTATTATGTCAGGAGATGTATCCGTAAGGGGATTACTGGATTATGTTTAAACAAAATCTTGACGCTCCAGTTTGTTGACAAAGTTAAAAAATGTTCAAAGGAGATATTTTGCATCGTCGCTCCGGTGTTCCAAAGCGACAAAACTAAAGCTCGACCTTCGGGCTCCGGCAGGGTACCTACGTCAGGTGGCATCCATGCCTTAAGGTGCCCGCCTCCGCCATCCATGGCTTCGGCCCTGCCTCCACCCTCGGTCTTGCTAAGTTTCCCGGCACTCAAGTAGGAGAGTTTGATAAAGCAAAAATAGAAAAAACAAGCATACTTACTTGAGTGCCGGGTCGCTTTGTAACAAGTCGCTCCTTATGCAAAATATCTCCTTTACGAAAGTTTGTCTATAGTCTGAAGCATCAAGACAAATCTTGACGCTTTTTATTTCCTAAAATATTCATATACAGCTTGAGCAGCTTTTTCATTCATTCCTTCTACTTTTTTAAGTTGTTCTACACTTGCCCTTTTTATTTCTTCTATGGACTTGAAGGCATCATATAAGGCTTTTGCCCTTTTTTCACCTATGCTGGGGATATTGAGAAGTTCGCTTTTAAATCTTTTGCTTTGCTTTTCTTTGTGGAAATTTATAGCAAATCTATGAGCTTCTTCTTGTATTTGAGCAATCAGGCGAAAAGCTTTTGTAGTCATAGGTATGTCAATTTCTCCTTGAGAGGACACCAACCCGCGAGTCCTATGCTTTGCATCTTTTACCATTCCGTATACAGGAATTGAAACTCCTAAGTCATCTAATCCCTGTTGTGCCGCATTTACATGCCCTATGCCGCCGTCTACTAATATCAAGTCAGGCATTTCAGCAAATTTTGCCTTATCCTCTTTAAGTTCACCTTTTTCAATAAGCTTTTTTTCTTCAATACCGTGCAAAAAGCGCCTTTCTAGAACTTCTCTCATGCTCTGGTAATCGTCTTGCCCTTCAACATGCTTTACATTGAATCTTCTGTACTGACTTTTTTTAGGCTTGCCATCCACAAATACCACCATAGACCCTACGTTATCCTGACCTTTGGTGTTTGAAATATCATAGGCTTCAATTCTCTTGGCGTAGTCGAGTCCCACTAAATTAGAAAGTTCTAATACAGCTTCGTCTTTTGAAATTTCTTCTCTTATTGATATGTCATTTTTAAGGGCTTCTAAAGCATTTTGATACACCATATCCACAAGCTCTTTTTTCTTTCCTCTTACAGGAATTGTTATAAAAACTTTGTTGCCTCTCTTTTGTGATAGCCATTCACTAAGCAGCTCTTTTTCTTCCAATTCCACATCAGTTATTATTTCCTTGGGAATGTAAGGCGCACCTTCATAAAATTGCTTTATAAAAGAAGAGATAATTTCGCCCCTTTCCATTCCCTCAGTGTTTTTCATATAATAATGCTCTCTTCCGCTTAATTTTCCATTTCGTACAAAGAACACCTGTATACAGGAAATATCCGCACTCCGGGCCATTGAAATTATATCCTGTTCATCTTCTCCTACTGATACCACTTTTTGTTTTTCTGACGTCCTTTCAATAGCAAAAATCTGGTCTCTAATTCTCGCCGCCTCTTCAAAACGCAAATCTTCTGCCGCTTTTTGCATGTCTTCTTTAAGTTTTTGTATGAGCCAATCCCTCTTTCCATCAAGAAAGAGAACTGCCTGATTAACTAATTTTCTATAATCTTCTTTATTTATTTTGTTAGCACAAGGGGCAGAACACAATCCTATGTGGTAATAGAGACATTCTCTAACCTTACCCATGTCCTTTTCAATATTTCTGTTACATGTCCTTATTGGAAACATTTTTCTGACAAGTTTTATAGTCTCCCTCACTGCAAAGGCACTGCTATAAGGCCCAAAATATTTAGCCCCATCTGGCTCAATTCTTCTTGTAAACATTATGCGAGGATATTCTTCGTTTACCGTAACTTTAATGTAAGGATAATTTTTGTCGTCTTTCAAAAGCACATTGTATTTAGGCCGGTATTTTTTTATTAAATTGCACTCCAGCATCAAAGCCTCAAGTTCTGTGTCGGTTACAATGTATTCAAAGTCTTCAATATTTGAAACCATTATCTTTACTTTTGGAGGTTGATTTTCTTTGTTCTGGAAGTACTGCCTCACTCTATTTTTGAGAACTACCGCTTTCCCAACATAAATTATTTTGCCACTTTTGTCTTTCATTATATAAACGCCAGGCTTTTCCGGCAAAAGTTTTAATTTCTCTTCTATATTCATTACCATCACCTTGGGGTTTTATTTAGTTAAATACGCCTTTATTATATCTCTTGCTATAGGTGCTGCTACTTCCCCACCTGCACCGCCGTTTTCAACTATTACACTTACAACAATCTGTGGACTTTCGGCAGGCGCAAAACCTACAAACCATGCGTGAGGTTTGCCGTGGGGATTTTCTGCAGTACCAGTTTTGCCTGCAACTGTAATACCAGGAATTTGTGCAGCTGTCCCCGTTCCTTCTCTCACCGCACCTATTGTTAATTCTTTAATTGTATTTGCCACTTCTTTTGAAATAGGATTTAGATACTGGGAAGGAGTGCTTTTTTCTATAACTGTACACGAAATTGGATCTACCACATATCTCATGAGATAAGGCTTCATTATGACTCCATCATTTGCAACAGCAGAAGCGACTAAGGCCATTGTAAGAGGTGTCACCAGTATTTTTCCTTGACCTATTGAAGTCTCCGCCAGAGCAACTTTTCCACCAACTGTAGGAAGAGGTGGAAATTGATTTTTAGCTGTATCTATCTCCAAAGGAACTTGCCTATCCAATCCAAAATTATAAGCCATTGTCTGCAAATTTTCACTTCCTACATTCAATCCAATTTCTATAAAAGCTGAATTACAGGAGACATAAAAAGCTTTTTTAAAATCTAATATTCCATGGGCAATCCCTTCATAATCACTTATTTTGTTTCCATCAACTATTATATACCCTTTACAGTTGAAAGTCTTGTTGTACAACTCTGGTTTGTAAGTTAGAGCCGCAGAAGCTGTCACAATTTTAAAAACAGAACCTGGAGGATACAAACCTTGTGTAGCCCTGTTTAAAACTACTTTGTCAGGGCTTGTCATTATTTCTTTCCAATTCTCCCCTAAAGTATTAGGGTCATAAGAAGGGGTAGAGACCATGGCTAAGATTTCCCCTGTTTTAGGATTTAAAGCCACCACTGCTCCTTTTTTTCCTTCCATCTCTTTATAAGCAAGGTCTTGAAGAGTTTTATCTATTGTCAAATATACATTATCACCTACCTGCCCTTTTGCTAAAACCAATTTCCTTAGAATAATTATTGGGTCATTTCCTACCATTCCAAGTAATTCTCTGTCATAAGCCTTTTCTATTCCTGCATTTCCCTGTTGATATATTCTACGGCTATACCCTATTACTTGAGCAAAAGCAGGACCATCTAAGTATTCTCTTTTTTGGGAACCATCTGCTTCAATTATACTCTTTGCAAGTACAATTCCATTTCTATCTAAAATACTACCTCGTAATATCTTTTTTTCTTGTTCTATAAGCCTACGATTATAAACACTGTAAGAACTTGTGATTAACTTTTCCCTTTCATACAATTGGAAATAAGTCAAATAAGCAATTAAACTAAAAAAAAGAATAGAAAAAAAACAAAAGAGGATTTTAATATTGCGGTTTAAGTTGTGCATCTTCTTCTTCATCCTCCTTAAGAACAATGCCATTAAGCATCCCCAATGTCACAAAGCTCATGACCATAGAGCTTCCGCCGTAACTCACAAAAGGAAGAGTTACCCCTGTCAATGGTATAAATTTTATGACGCCACCTATTATAGTAAAAACTTGTAAACTAAACATAGAAGTAAGGCCTATCGCTATTAGAGCACCAAATTCGTCTTTCGCAGCTAAAGCCACCTTTATTCCCCTATACATTATAACAAAATACACAAGGATTATAGCTACAGCTCCTAAAAGTCCAAATTCCTCACAAATTGCTGAAAAAATGAAATCACTTGCAACCACAGGTATATACTCTGGATGCCCCATGCCAAGACCTGTGCCAAAAAATCCTCCTGCTGCAATAGCAAAAAGAGATTGTACAATTTGATATGTCTTCCCCGGTACATCCATCCAAGGATTTAACCAAGCCTCAATTCTTACTCTAACATGCCAAAATAAAAAGTAGGATATTATTCCTCCAACTACCAATGCTCCAAGCCCTATGGCTGTATATAAAAAGTTAGAAGTAACCACAAATATCATCAATAAAGTCGTTACATAAAACAAAAAAGCCATGCCTAAATCCTTTTCTAAAGCAAATATTCCTACAATTATTAAGGTAATTATTCCTAGTATTACTATATCTTTAGCTTCTCTTTTGGAAGACAAATATTTAGCTAAAAAAAGTATATATATAATTTTTGCTGTTTCTGCTGGTTGAACGTATATGCCATCAAAAGTAAGCCAATTTTTTGCTCCTCCTATTTCCTTCCCAAAAATTAAGGTAGAGGCTATCAATACCATAGTAATTCCAAGGTAAATAAGTTCTCCATATTTCAGCTTATAAAGCCAGTCATAATGCTTTGAAAAATAAGAAGAAATGAAATAAAGTGTAAAACCTATTCCAATCCAAACAATCTGTTTTATGAGCAAATCTGGTGCAACTCTATATATCATTATAAGCCCCATTTCTGTCAAAAAAGAAGTTAAAATGATAAATTGGATCTCACCCAAAGGAAACAATCTTACATGCAAATAATATACAATATATATCAATATCGGAAAAGCTAAGGTAAAGTATATAGTGTCAAAGCCTTTGGGCTTATTGTGTATAAAAAGCAATGCAAAAGCTATCACAAATATCCAAAAAACATTTTTCATAGCTTTAGATCCGGTTTTTATATATTCTTCCATAAGATTTCACCCTATAAAATAAATTTGAGTTCAACATCTCCTAAAGTAATTACATCATTATTTGTTATTTTGGCAATTCTTTTTATTCTCTTACCATTTACAAAAGTGCCATTTGTACTGTTTAAATCTTGTATATAAAACCTTTTGCCCCTCTTTCGTATGATAGCATGCCGTGCAGACACATAAGGGCTTTCAATTACTATATCACATTCCTCCGACCTTCCTATAGTAGTAACTTCAAAAAGATTAAAAGTCCTTTCTCCATTTAAAAAAGAAAGTTTTGCAGAGGTTATTTGCCTCTCATATCTTGCCCCTTTTATGTCCATATACACTATTTTAAAAACCCTGTATAAAAACAGGTAGATGAGAAAAATAAGGACATATTTTAATATCTGAGAAGCTATGGCATAATACATAAATTCACCTCATTTTTGAGAAAGGACTTTTTTCAAAAACCATCCAGTATAAGAATTCTCATTAGCAGCAATTTCCTCAGGTGTCCCTGTAGCTATTACCATTCCACCTTTGTCTCCACCTTCTGGTCCTAAGTCAATAATATAGTCTGCACTTTTTATGACATCTAAGTTGTGTTCAATTACAATAACAGTGTTACCTGCATCAGTTAATCTATTTAAAACATCAAGAAGCCTATGCACATCTGCAAAATGTAATCCAGTTGTAGGCTCATCCAAAATATATAATGTCTTACCTGTAGGTCTTTTAGAAAGTTCAGTAGCTAATTTTACTCTTTGGGCTTCTCCTCCTGAAAGCTGAGTAGAAGGTTGCCCTAGTTTAATATATCCTAGTCCTACATCATACAAAGTCATCAATTTATTTTTTATCCTAGGTATATTTTCAAAAAACACTAACGCTTCTTCTACCGTCATATTAAGTACATCCGAAATATTTTTTCCTTTATATTTTACTTCCAATGTTTCCCTATTATACCTTTGACCCTTGCACACTTCACAAGGGACATACACATCCGGCAAAAAGTTCATCTCAATTTTAATTATACCATCTCCTCCACAGGCTTCACACCTTCCACCTTTAACGTTAAAACTAAATCTCCCTGGTTTATAGCCTCTCATTTTAGCTTCTGGGGTATTTGCAAAAACCTCTCTTATATAGTCGAAAACTCCTGTATATGTAGCAGGATTTGAGCGAGGAGTCCTGCCTATAGGAGACTGGTCAATATTTATTACTTTATCTATATTATCGATACCCTCTATTGCATCGTGCATACCTGGTTTATCTTTGGACTTATAAATCTTCTGTGCCAATGCTTTGTACAGTATCTCATTTATAAGGGTGCTTTTGCCTGAGCCAGAAACCCCTGTAACGCATATAAATACTCCAAGAGGGAAAACCACATCTATATTTTTTAAATTGTTTTCCTTAGCTCCTTTCACTATTAAAGCTTTTCCATTAGGTTTTCTCCTCTGTTTTGGCACTTCTATCTTTATTTTGCCACTTAAATACTGTCCTGTAATTGACTTTTCACATTTTAACACATCTTCTATCGTACCCGCAACTACAATTTCTCCTCCATGCTCACCTGCACCTGGTCCTACATCCACAATGTAGTCTGCCGCATATATTGTATCCTCGTCGTGCTCTACTACTATAAGAGTATTGCCTTGGTCTCTTAATTTTTTCAAGGAATTTATAAGTCTTTCATTATCTCTTTGATGAAGTCCAATGCTGGGTTCGTCCAGGATATATGTGACTCCTACAAGTCCAGAACCTATCTGACTTGCCAATCTTATCCTTTGTGCTTCTCCACCTGATAAAGTAGCTGCGGGCCTTGACAGAGTCAAATAATCAAGGCCTACATCTACA contains:
- the uvrA gene encoding excinuclease ABC subunit UvrA — encoded protein: MAKDKIVIKGARVHNLKNIDVEIPRDKLVVITGLSGSGKSSLAFDTIYAEGQRRYVESLSAYARQFLGQMDKPDVDYIEGLSPAISIDQKTTNKNPRSTVGTITEIYDYLRLLYARAGIPHCPVCGKEISMQTIDQMVDRVKELPESTRIQVLAPVIRGRKGEYAKLLNDIKKSGYVRVKIDGVMYDVNEEIKLDKNKKHTIEVVVDRIIIKPGIDMRLTDSIETALKLADGIVTIDVIDGESFTLSEKYACTECNISIEELSPRMFSFNSPYGACPVCTGLGEFMKVDPELLIQDPKKSLANGLLPGIVASQDSYAYYNILRLIEHFGYTENTPYEKFSEDLKNVLLYGKDTKGKSYGFEGIVNNLERRYNNTSSDFIKEEIEKYMRPVTCPACHGARLKPEALAVTVGGLSIKEMTDLSVGELIKFIDQLKLTERHEIIAKPILNEIKARLSFLVDVGLDYLTLSRPAATLSGGEAQRIRLASQIGSGLVGVTYILDEPSIGLHQRDNERLINSLKKLRDQGNTLIVVEHDEDTIYAADYIVDVGPGAGEHGGEIVVAGTIEDVLKCEKSITGQYLSGKIKIEVPKQRRKPNGKALIVKGAKENNLKNIDVVFPLGVFICVTGVSGSGKSTLINEILYKALAQKIYKSKDKPGMHDAIEGIDNIDKVINIDQSPIGRTPRSNPATYTGVFDYIREVFANTPEAKMRGYKPGRFSFNVKGGRCEACGGDGIIKIEMNFLPDVYVPCEVCKGQRYNRETLEVKYKGKNISDVLNMTVEEALVFFENIPRIKNKLMTLYDVGLGYIKLGQPSTQLSGGEAQRVKLATELSKRPTGKTLYILDEPTTGLHFADVHRLLDVLNRLTDAGNTVIVIEHNLDVIKSADYIIDLGPEGGDKGGMVIATGTPEEIAANENSYTGWFLKKVLSQK